A single window of Kiloniellales bacterium DNA harbors:
- the murA gene encoding UDP-N-acetylglucosamine 1-carboxyvinyltransferase encodes MDQIRIRGGQPLKGEIVISGAKNAALPLMAASLLTEETLRLTNLPDLADISFMAHILSEHGVGVYMNGNARGSGYSNRLVELTAGRITSTRAPYDLVRKMRASVLVLGPILAREGHAEVSLPGGCAIGQRPVDLHLSALEALGAEIELLEGYIVAKAPKGLKGAEVVFPQVSVGATENLLMAASLAQGTTRIVNAAREPEISDLADCLNKMGGRITGIGSDTLTVEGVARLQGAEHAVVADRIEAGTFAMAAAITDGELDLLGARAEHLGAVIEVLEASGVSVRESNRGLSVKRANGRLSPATVETAPFPGFPTDLQAQLMALMSTAEGTSEVTESIFENRFMHVSELCRMGAHIEVKGSKATIHGRPRLNGAEVMATDLRASVSMILAGLVAEGETLVNRVYHLDRGYEHVERKLADCGADIERLKT; translated from the coding sequence ATGGATCAGATAAGAATTCGCGGCGGCCAGCCGCTCAAGGGCGAAATCGTGATCAGCGGGGCCAAGAACGCGGCCCTGCCGCTGATGGCCGCGAGCCTGCTCACCGAGGAGACCCTGCGGCTGACCAACCTGCCGGACCTGGCCGACATCTCCTTCATGGCGCATATCCTCTCGGAGCACGGCGTCGGCGTCTATATGAACGGCAACGCCCGGGGCAGCGGCTATTCCAACCGCCTGGTCGAGCTGACCGCCGGGCGCATCACCTCGACCCGGGCGCCCTACGACCTGGTGCGCAAGATGCGCGCCAGCGTCCTGGTGCTGGGCCCGATCCTGGCCCGCGAGGGCCACGCCGAGGTCTCGCTGCCGGGCGGCTGTGCGATCGGCCAGCGCCCGGTCGACCTGCACCTCTCGGCCCTGGAGGCCCTGGGCGCCGAGATCGAGCTGCTCGAGGGCTACATCGTCGCCAAGGCGCCCAAGGGGCTCAAGGGCGCCGAGGTGGTCTTCCCCCAGGTCTCTGTCGGCGCCACCGAGAACCTGCTGATGGCCGCCAGCCTGGCCCAGGGCACGACCCGCATCGTCAACGCCGCCCGGGAGCCGGAGATCTCGGATCTCGCCGACTGCCTGAACAAGATGGGCGGCCGGATCACCGGCATCGGCAGCGACACGCTGACCGTCGAGGGCGTGGCGCGCCTGCAGGGCGCCGAGCACGCCGTCGTCGCCGACCGGATCGAGGCCGGCACCTTCGCCATGGCCGCAGCCATCACCGACGGCGAGCTCGACCTTTTGGGCGCGCGGGCCGAGCACCTTGGCGCCGTGATCGAGGTGCTGGAGGCCTCCGGCGTCAGCGTGCGCGAGAGCAACCGGGGGCTCTCGGTCAAGCGCGCCAACGGCCGGCTTTCCCCGGCCACGGTCGAGACCGCGCCCTTCCCGGGCTTCCCGACCGACCTGCAGGCCCAGCTCATGGCCTTAATGTCGACCGCGGAAGGGACCTCCGAGGTCACCGAATCGATCTTCGAGAACCGCTTCATGCACGTCTCGGAGCTTTGCCGCATGGGCGCACACATCGAGGTCAAAGGCTCCAAGGCCACGATCCACGGCCGTCCGCGCCTCAACGGTGCCGAGGTCATGGCGACCGACCTGCGCGCCAGCGTCAGCATGATTCTCGCCGGCCTGGTCGCGGAGGGTGAGACTTTGGTCAATCGAGTCTATCATCTCGACCGCGGTTACGAGC